In Candidatus Manganitrophus noduliformans, the genomic stretch ACCTTCGACAAATCAATGGACGTCGCTACTTTTCAGGGGGGCCTGGAAGGTTTGGGAAACATCGGGTATGCGGCGGTCTGCGTCGATGCGGACTGCAAGATAATTCGCTTGAGCCGTACAACCAATTTGGAATATGATTTTTCTTATACACTGACACTCTTAGCTCAGGTGAGAGACCAGGAGGGGAATCTCCTCTCTTCTCCTTACGTGTGGTCGTTTGAAACCGAAGTCTTTGTGCCGGACCTTTCATTTGCCAGAACCACCATTGATGGTTTCGATGGGAAGAATTCCGGTGAATGCACCGCCATTGCCGTTGACAGCAGCGGGACGGTCCATATCGTTTACTACTCTGAAGAAGATGGTTCTCCAAAACATGCTTTCTGTTCTCCTAACAGTGAGGATTGCACTATCTCAGGAAACTGGACAGTCCAATTTATAGAAGCTCCGCTAGCCAATGAAAAACGTGGCCGCGACATCAACTTGGCCATTGATATGATTACCGACACCCTCCATGTCAGTTACAGAGACGTGGACCCACCAAAACCAGGGACATTAGGTGACGATAAAGGGGTTTTAAAGTACACCAAAGGAGAAAAAAATGGAGAAGACTGGGACTGGTCGCCGGTTCCCGTTATTGTCGACGACACCGAAAATGGAGTGACCGATACCTACATCGCTTTCCACGCGGGTTCAGTCCATATCAGCTATCGGAAGGTCGGCGCCGTTTCAAGTAATGATGTCATCGCGTATGCCACCTGTTCATCTTCTTGTGACTCTCCGGGAGGGTGGGGTATACTCGACGGCGAGCCCGGAAATCATGCAGGATCTCCAAACCATATCGTTGTCACGAATTCAGCCGTCCATATCAGCTATTACTTAGATGGAATGATAAAATATGTAACCTGCTCCTTACCTAATGATTGTCTTCAGTTAGCGGACTGGACGCCGATCATCGTTGACGACGGCGAGGCGGGCCAATTTGATGTCGGAACCGAGAATTCCCTCGCCGTCGATAATAATGGAATGGCTCATCTCACCTATCGAGACAATACGAATGGTCTTCTAAAATATACTCGTTGCCAGGGGAGTTGCGAGGATCCGATTGCGATAGATGCGGCGGGAGGAAGCAGCCAGATCAAAGTTGTGGGCAATGTCCTTCACGTTAGCTACCGGGACGATGATAACAAAGATCTTAAGTATGCAGTTTGCCCATCAAATTGTCTCGTCCCGGAGAGTTGGTCGACCTACACGATTGATGCCCCCGGAGAAGTCGGATTGGACACCTACCTTGCAGTTGACAACGGAACGGTTCACATCAGCTACCGGGCCGCGGGTGATGCTGACGACCTTAGGTATGCGCGAGGCACTCCTTAAGGTTTCTAGAAAATAGCGGTTTGATCGGGTAGGTAATAGTCTCGTTTTATACTTAATGAAATTTAAATTCTTATTTGAAATTTTTGTTGACAGGTTAGTTTTTTTTATGTAGAGTGAAGTCTCCGTAAATAGCAGTATAAGATATACAGTCTCGG encodes the following:
- a CDS encoding Ig-like domain-containing protein yields the protein MERRLFIFRPGQTLFILPLLVALLFGCGGGGGGGGSGGTNPPPNNPPPGGGNPADPNTDPPSVVSAAPQGNSVSVSAFIEITFDKSMDVATFQGGLEGLGNIGYAAVCVDADCKIIRLSRTTNLEYDFSYTLTLLAQVRDQEGNLLSSPYVWSFETEVFVPDLSFARTTIDGFDGKNSGECTAIAVDSSGTVHIVYYSEEDGSPKHAFCSPNSEDCTISGNWTVQFIEAPLANEKRGRDINLAIDMITDTLHVSYRDVDPPKPGTLGDDKGVLKYTKGEKNGEDWDWSPVPVIVDDTENGVTDTYIAFHAGSVHISYRKVGAVSSNDVIAYATCSSSCDSPGGWGILDGEPGNHAGSPNHIVVTNSAVHISYYLDGMIKYVTCSLPNDCLQLADWTPIIVDDGEAGQFDVGTENSLAVDNNGMAHLTYRDNTNGLLKYTRCQGSCEDPIAIDAAGGSSQIKVVGNVLHVSYRDDDNKDLKYAVCPSNCLVPESWSTYTIDAPGEVGLDTYLAVDNGTVHISYRAAGDADDLRYARGTP